In Hermetia illucens chromosome 1, iHerIll2.2.curated.20191125, whole genome shotgun sequence, one genomic interval encodes:
- the LOC119657000 gene encoding farnesol dehydrogenase-like produces the protein MERWHNRVAVITGASSGIGAATLEDLATAGVTVVGLSRRPNRINKKRLTFPVDVQCRVHALECDITNEENVKSAFKWVEDHLGGTDILINSAGVLYQGCLSDENSTHHIRNTFDVQIMGTVFCTREAFQSMKRRNFDGHVIHINSIHGHRVPNLFNIDSHFFTNYSASKYAVTAMNEVYRQEFANAGTRVKVTSISPGLTCTPIANNLIVGIDVPVLNAHDVSNAILYCLGTPPHVQEWIESTAHKRVKVNKSSYIYHWEKN, from the exons ATGGAAAGGTGGCATAATCGCGTTGCTGTGATTACAGGTGCTAGCTCTGGAATAGGGGCAGCCACCCTCGAAGACCTAGCGACTGCCGGAGTGACTGTTGTGGGGCTGAGTCGACGCCCGAATCGTATAAACAAGAAACGACTTACCTTTCCCGTAGACGTTCAGTGTCGTGTGCATGCCCTAGAATGTGATATTACCAATGAAGAAAACGTGAAGAGTGCTTTCAAGTGGGTGGAGGATCACCTCGGCGGGACAGATATCTTAATCAATTCGGCGGGTGTATTGTATCAGGGATGCCTTTCTGATGAAAACTCAACGCACCACATCAGAAATACGTTTGATGTTCAAATAATGGGAACTGTATTTTGCACGCGTGAAGCTTTTCAATCGATGAAGCGCCGTAATTTCGATGGACACGTTATTCATATAAATAGTATACATGGTCACCGAGTTCCGAACCTGTTTAACATCGATAGCCATTTCTTTACTAATTActcggcctcaaaatatgccgtGACGGCCATGAATGAAGTATATCGACAAGAGTTCGCAAACGCTGGAACTAGAGTTAAAGTGACG AGTATCAGTCCGGGGCTAACCTGTACACCCATCGCAAATAATCTAATTGTAGGCATCGATGTGCCGGTTCTAAATGCGCATGACGTATCGAATGCAATTCTGTATTGCCTTGGAACACCACCGCATGTGCAG GAATGGATAGAATCAACTGCTCACAAGAGGGTGAAAGTAAATAAGTCATCCTATATTTATCACTGGGAAAAGAACTAA
- the LOC119657009 gene encoding farnesol dehydrogenase-like isoform X1 → MERWHNRVAVITGASSGIGAATLEDLATAGVTVVGLSRRPNRINKKRLTFPVDVQCRVHALECDITNEENVKSAFKWVEDHLGGTDILINSAGVLYQGCLSDENSTHHIRNTFDVQIMGTVFCTREAFQSMKRRNFDGHVIHINSIYGHRVPNLFNMDSHFFTNYSASKYAVTAMNEVYRQEFANAGTRVKVTSISPGLTCTPIANNLIEVIDVPVLNAHDVSNAILHCLGTPPHVQVHELIIKPIGEVF, encoded by the exons ATGGAAAGGTGGCATAATCGCGTTGCTGTGATTACAGGTGCTAGCTCTGGAATAGGGGCAGCCACCCTCGAAGACCTAGCGACTGCCGGAGTGACTGTTGTGGGGCTGAGTCGACGCCCGAATCGTATAAACAAGAAACGACTTACCTTTCCCGTAGACGTTCAGTGTCGTGTGCATGCCCTAGAATGTGATATTACCAATGAAGAAAACGTGAAGAGTGCTTTCAAGTGGGTGGAGGATCACCTCGGCGGGACAGATATCTTAATCAATTCGGCGGGTGTATTGTATCAGGGATGCCTTTCTGATGAAAACTCAACGCACCACATCAGAAATACGTTTGATGTTCAAATAATGGGAACTGTATTTTGCACGCGTGAAGCTTTTCAATCGATGAAGCGCCGTAATTTCGACGGGCACGTTATTCATATAAATAGCATATATGGCCACCGAGTTCCGAACCTTTTTAACATGGATAGCCATTTCTTTACTAATTActcggcctcaaaatatgccgtGACGGCCATGAATGAAGTATATCGACAAGAGTTCGCAAACGCTGGAACTAGAGTTAAAGTGACG AGTATCAGTCCGGGGCTAACCTGTACACCCATCGCAAATAATCTAATTGAAGTCATCGATGTGCCGGTTCTAAATGCGCATGACGTATCGAATGCAATTCTGCATTGCCTTGGAACACCACCGCATGTGCAG
- the LOC119657009 gene encoding farnesol dehydrogenase-like isoform X2 has protein sequence MERWRDRVAVVTGASSGIGAAILTDLAKAGVIVVGLSRHPDRIRSFDLTPEAQSRVHPVQCDVTVEEAVKDTFKWVEDNLGGTDILVNCAGVFYQGRLIDEHLTPQIKETFDVEIMGTLFCTREAFQSMQRRNFDGHVVNINSVDGHHVVNLLQFDTNFCTNYAAAKFALTAMTEVYRQEFANAGTKVKISSVSPGLTNTTIGDHFISMVDMPVLNPADVSNAVLYCLGTPPHVQVHELIIKPIGEVF, from the exons atggagcggtggcgagATCGCGTTGCTGTTGTTACGGGCGCAAGTTCCGGTATCGGAGCGGCAATCCTCACGGATCTAGCCAAAGCGGGCGTAATCGTGGTAGGATTAAGTCGGCACCCCGACCGTATAAGATCATTTGATTTAACCCCCGAAGCTCAGAGTCGCGTGCACCCTGTGCAATGTGATGTCACCGTTGAGGAAGCTGTGAAAGACACATTCAAGTGGGTTGAAGACAACCTCGGCGGAACAGATATCCTGGTCAATTGCGCAGGAGTGTTCTATCAAGGCCGGTTAATTGACGAACACTTAACACCGCAAATAAAAGAAACGTTCGATGTTGAGATAATGGGGACGTTATTTTGTACACGGGAAGCTTTTCAATCAATGCAGCGACGGAATTTCGATGGACATGTTGTAAATATCAATAGTGTCGATGGTCATCACGTTGTGAATCTTCTGCAATTTGACACGAATTTTTGCACGAACTACGCGGCAGCGAAATTCGCGTTGACCGCGATGACTGAGGTGTATCGACAGGAGTTCGCCAACGCTGGCACAAAGGTTAAGATTTCG AGTGTTAGTCCTGGATTGACCAATACAACAATTGGGGATCACTTCATTTCCATGGTGGACATGCCTGTATTGAACCCAGCGGATGTGTCAAATGCAGTTTTGTATTGTCTTGGAACACCTCCACACGTTCAG
- the LOC119657009 gene encoding farnesol dehydrogenase-like isoform X5, which produces MERWRDRVAVVTGASSGIGAAILTDLAKAGVIVVGLSRHPDRIRSFDLTPEAQSRVHPVQCDVTVEEAVKDTFKWVEDNLGGTDILVNCAGVFYQGRLIDEHLTPQIKETFDVEIMGTLFCTREAFQSMQRRNFDGHVVNINSVDGHHVVNLLQFDTNFCTNYAAAKFALTAMTEVYRQEFANAGTKVKISSVSPGLTNTTIAKSIYILGE; this is translated from the exons atggagcggtggcgagATCGCGTTGCTGTTGTTACGGGCGCAAGTTCCGGTATCGGAGCGGCAATCCTCACGGATCTAGCCAAAGCGGGCGTAATCGTGGTAGGATTAAGTCGGCACCCCGACCGTATAAGATCATTTGATTTAACCCCCGAAGCTCAGAGTCGCGTGCACCCTGTGCAATGTGATGTCACCGTTGAGGAAGCTGTGAAAGACACATTCAAGTGGGTTGAAGACAACCTCGGCGGAACAGATATCCTGGTCAATTGCGCAGGAGTGTTCTATCAAGGCCGGTTAATTGACGAACACTTAACACCGCAAATAAAAGAAACGTTCGATGTTGAGATAATGGGGACGTTATTTTGTACACGGGAAGCTTTTCAATCAATGCAGCGACGGAATTTCGATGGACATGTTGTAAATATCAATAGTGTCGATGGTCATCACGTTGTGAATCTTCTGCAATTTGACACGAATTTTTGCACGAACTACGCGGCAGCGAAATTCGCGTTGACCGCGATGACTGAGGTGTATCGACAGGAGTTCGCCAACGCTGGCACAAAGGTTAAGATTTCG AGTGTTAGTCCTGGATTGACCAATACAACAA TTGCCAAAAGTATATACATCTTAGGCGAATAA
- the LOC119657009 gene encoding farnesol dehydrogenase-like isoform X4, which yields MERWRNRVAVVTGGSSGIGAAILMDLAEAGVTVVGLSRHPDCIRTVDLTPEARNRVHPVHCDVSDEEAVKNTFKWVDDNLGGVDILVNSAGVLHQGLLTDPNTIQQIRETFDVQIMGTLFCTREAFQSMKRRNFDGHIININGIAGHTVVDTLQLSSLFCTNYVASKFALTAMHETYRQEFANAGTKVKVSSISPGMTNTSIGGYLIDNYEMPILNPKDVSNAILYCLGTPPHVQVHELIIKPIGEVF from the exons ATGGAAAGGTGGCGGAACCGCGTTGCTGTTGTTACGGGTGGTAGTTCTGGGATCGGCGCTGCGATCCTAATGGATTTAGCTGAAGCCGGTGTAACGGTTGTCGGATTAAGTCGCCATCCCGATTGTATAAGAACAGTTGATTTAACCCCTGAAGCACGTAATCGCGTCCACCCCGTCCACTGTGACGTTAGTGATGAGGAAGCtgtgaaaaatacattcaaatgGGTTGACGATAATCTTGGTGGAGTAGACATTTTAGTGAATTCGGCTGGTGTACTGCATCAAGGACTATTGACTGATCCAAACACAATACAGCAAATCAGGGAGACATTCGACGTGCAAATAATGGGAACGCTATTTTGCACCCGCGAAGCTTTTCAGTCAATGAAAAGGCGTAATTTCGATGGTCATATCATAAACATCAACGGCATTGCAGGGCATACAGTTGTAGATACTCTCCAGCTAAGTTCACTTTTTTGTACGAATTATGTTGCATCTAAATTTGCATTGACTGCAATGCATGAAACTTATCGTCAAGAGTTCGCTAATGCTGGCACTAAAGTTAAGGTCTCG AGTATTAGTCCTGGAATGACGAATACTTCGATCGGTGGTTACCTCATTGACAATTATGAGATGCCAATATTGAACCCGAAGGATGTGTCTAATGCAATACTATATTGTTTAGGAACTCCGCCGCATGTACAG